CCAAATGGATCGATTGATCGCCATTTTTAGAGAGGCGAAGCCTCCTGTTCTGATCCACTGCAGAGGCGGCGCGGACCGATCGGGGTTTGCGTCGGCTGTATGGAAAGTGATTATTGATAAAGAAACGAAGTCGACAGCACAAAAGCAGTTGTCTATCGTCTACGGTCATTTACCTTTTGGAGCCGCCCGCGTTCTCGACGATTTCTTCGAAGACTGGCAGCCGGAACCGCTTTCCTGAGCCTTTCTTTTGGTCGATCAAAAGAGTTCCCCTCCACTCCACGAACATGAGACCGCATCAGGGGAACCGCCGACTCCCGCATCGGGTTCCTTCAGTCCCCTCTCCCATGGCTGAAAGAATGGCTTAAGACAAGTAACGGCCCTCTGAACTCTTCAGACCGCTAGTCCACAAAAGTAAGTATGTTTTCCAAGGCTTCCCTTTCAGATAGGATGTTGTTGATCGGATGATCCCAATCCGGCTTCCCGATGGCCATGCCGATAACAATGAACTTCGAATCCGGGATCTTTACGATCTCCCTCAGTGTATCCGGATAGTCGACAATGGCTCGCATGATGCAGGTTCCAAGGCCATACTGTTGGGCCATGAGGGCTATGGTCTGAGCCATGATGCCCGAATCCACAAGCGGCCATCCGCCGCTCAGCAGTTTGTCGTGCACAATGATCAGAACGGCGGGGGCGCCGAAAAAATGATACATGTTTTCATAGTATTCCCGTAAACGCTCGTCATCGCCCTTCAGGATGCCCACGGCTTCGAATATCTGCTTTGCCAGCCTTACACTTCGATCCCTGTAAATCCCCCGAAGTCTCGGCCCCACATTCCCTATGCTCGGTATCGTGATATCCGGCTTGGGTTCGATGCCCAGCCGATACTTCTCCGTACAGGCTTCTCTAAGTTCATCGAGGGCGTTACCCGAGACCAGATAGAATTCCCACGGTTGGGAGTTCACTCCGGAAGGTGCCCGGACAGCCGTCACTAACAACTCCCTGACGATGCGCCGGGGTACGGGCTCCGGCTTGAAAGCCCTGATGGACCTCCTGGATGTTATGGCGTCTACTAGATCCATACGGTTTCCTTTCTATTTCTCCTCGATGGGGCGTTGAATCGCAACGTGTCAATACTCGGAGTCGTGATCTGAGATAAGTGATCGCTGATTCCAGCCATACTACCCGGCCCCCGATTCGCCTTCAAGCCTTAATGCAAGACTGCCTGAAGGCGTCTCGAATGGCCCCGGCTTGGTCCGATTCGGCGACCCTCGGAATGAAGGCCAAGGTTGTTTC
The Deltaproteobacteria bacterium genome window above contains:
- a CDS encoding nitroreductase codes for the protein MDLVDAITSRRSIRAFKPEPVPRRIVRELLVTAVRAPSGVNSQPWEFYLVSGNALDELREACTEKYRLGIEPKPDITIPSIGNVGPRLRGIYRDRSVRLAKQIFEAVGILKGDDERLREYYENMYHFFGAPAVLIIVHDKLLSGGWPLVDSGIMAQTIALMAQQYGLGTCIMRAIVDYPDTLREIVKIPDSKFIVIGMAIGKPDWDHPINNILSEREALENILTFVD